The following nucleotide sequence is from Devosia salina.
AGGCGCGTGCGTCTCAGTAAAACTAAGTGAATAGAGACGTCGCCGCCCTAGCCATTCGCGCGTAGCGCTTATGGCCTTCTCACCTCAAATCTCTCCACCGGAGAGATTTGCCCTTCGGGACGGATCAAAGTACCGGTTTTTCGTAGAGGACTCCGGTCCCCATTGAACGCTCGTCGCAGGGTGACCGCTTCCTGGACGCGCAACTGGAGCGACCCAATTACGCCCGGCTCCCCCCGCAAAGTTCGCTGCAGTCCGTCCGCGCGGGAGTGATGGGGGGATGATATGGCAGGGTTTGGGGGGCGGGGATTAGTTTTGGGAGGATTTTCCATCCTGGAGCACAAGCCCTTCAAACGCCGCGGTCCTGCTTCGGAGACATTCCCTCTCGACTCTATTTCAGTCTTGACTTATATAAGTGCAGACTGAAATAGAGACACGGAAACGGAAACCGCCATGCCTTTTGACATTGCCGAGCATCTGGGTGCTGTTCACCGGGAAGTCCGCAACGTGGAGCGCGATGGGCAATCCGCCAAGGACCTTATCGCCTCACGCATCTATGACACCGACATCAACGACCTATGGGAGGCCGTCACCAGTCCCGAGCGCATCAGGCGCTGGTTCTCTCCTGTCTCGGGTGAACTCAAACTTGGCGGGCGCTACGCCGTCGAGGGTAATGCGTCGGGGACGATCACGGCCTGCGAACCGAAGCGGCACTTTGCCGGCACATGGGAGTTCATGGGCCATGTGAGCTGGATCGAAGTCTATCTCGAGCCGGCCGGCAACGGCACGCGTCTCGAAATCCATCACATTGCCCCCCACCCGAATCCGCATTGGGACACCTATGGCGCCGGAGCCGCTGGTGTGGGCTGGGAACTTGGGCTTCTGGGGCTGGCCGAGCACATCAAGCGCCCCGCCGACGATGTGAGGGCCGAAGGCGTCAACGGCTGGGAGACCTCTCCGGAAGCCAAGGACCTGGTGCGAGCCGCAAGCACGGATTGGGGACAGGCCTCCATTGCGGGCGGCGACGATCCGGACCAGGCCATGCGAGCCGCCGAGGCCACGCGGCGCTTTTATTCTGGCGAGCCCCCATTGGAGTCCTGATGCACGCATTCGACGTCCTGGGTGACCCTGTTCGCCGCCGTATTCTGGAGCTGCTGGCGGAGAAGGAGCATGCCTCCGGTGAGGTGGTGACAGTGATCGTCGCCGAGTTCGGTATTTCCCAGGCCGGCGTCAGTCAGCACCTGAAGGTGCTGCGGGACAATGGTTTTGCCAGTGTGCGGGCCGAGGGGACGCGACGGGTATATGTGCTGGACACGAGCCCGCTGCGCGGCATCGATGACTGGATGGAACGCTTCCGCGTCTTCTGGCCGGTGCGCATGGAGGCCCTGGCCACCGAAGTCGCTCGCGGCAAGAAGGCCAGGGGCGAAAAGCCCTAGCGTCTTCGCGCGTGCAGACCATTGATCGCCATTTGGTGACCAATGACGCCATTGGAACTTTCCACCTGTTGCCGCAATTGCTGCCTAGGTTAGGCTCTACCAAAAGACCCGCGAGGAAATCCCGCCGATGATTCGCCGCACCGCACTGATGCTCGGCCTTGCCGCTGCCCTGTCGCCCGTCCTCCCCGCGCTCGCCCAGAGCCGGGCCCTGACGCCCGAAGAGCAGCAATTGATCAACGAGATCAACGCACACAATACGGCCATTCGCACCATGGTGGGGCGGTTCCTGCAGATCGACACCAATGGCGGCCGGCAGGAGGGCACCTTCTTTCTCGAGCGCCCCAACAAGATCGCCTTCCGCTATGCGCCGCCCAGTCGCGAGGAGATCGTCTCGATCGGGCGCGGCTTCTATGTCATCGACCGGCGCGAAGAGACCTATTACGCTTATCCCCAGGACTCCATTCCGCTCCGGCAGTTCCTGGGCGAGCAGATCAACCTGCTCAATGCCAATGTGATCGACGTCACCAATACCGACGGCTATCTCTCGATCACGGTGGTCGACCAGACCGTGGCCGGTACGGTGCAGGTCTCGCTGATCTTCGATACCGAAACCAAGGACCTGTCACAATGGACGCTGGTCGAGCCCGACGGGTCGGAGCTGACCTTCTCGCTCTATGACGTGCAGAAGGGCGTGGAAATCCCCAACCACTTCTTCACCTTCCCCTCCACCTATCGCGGCAAGGACCCGGCGAGCTGACCTCCCGGCGCCGCCGCGACAAGAAAAGAAGCCCCGGTCGATGCCGGGGCTTTTGCCTTAGAGCGCTTTCAGCAAAAGTGGATACCACTTTTGCGGTTCGAAAGCGTGACAAAACAGAGAGATAGAGCACCCGTTCTGATTCAGTCAGAACGGGTGCTCTAGTGCCCGAAGGCCAGCAGGGCCACCAGCCCCGCGCCACCCACCACGATGCGCCACCAGGCGAAGGGCGCAAAGCCGTAGCGCGAGACGAAATTGAGCAGGTATCGCACCACCAGCGCCCCGACCACGAAGGCGGCGGCAAAGCCGATGGCGACGCTGATCGCGATACTGCCATCGATCAGGTCGCGGCTCTTGTAGAGGTCATAGCCGAAGGCCCCCACCATGATGGGCAGGGCGATGAAGAAGGTGAATTCGGCCGCCGCCCGCTTGCTGGCGCCGAACAGCATGCCTCCCACCACCGTCGAGCCCGAGCGTGACACGCCCGGCACCAGCGAGAGCATCTGGAACAGGCCGATGACGAGCGCCAGATGCCAGGGAAACCGGTAGATGTCGTCATATTTCGGCTCGAGCTTGAGCCGGTCGACGATGAGGAGGATGATCCCGCCCACCAGCAGGGTGATGCAGATCAGCAGCGCCGATTCCCACAAATCCCCCTGGATGAAATCGCGCAGCAGGACACCAGCCACCACCGCCGGCAGGCAGGCGAGCACCACCGAGAGCGCGAACTGCCAGGCATAGGCCTTGCCGGTCAGCGCATCACGGATCAGAAGGCCCAGCCGGGCAAAGTAAACAGTGATCACCGCCAGGATGGCACCGAGCTGGATCAATACGATGAAGGTCTTGGGCTGGCTCAAGCCGAAGAAATGGTCGGCC
It contains:
- a CDS encoding SRPBCC family protein, with the translated sequence MPFDIAEHLGAVHREVRNVERDGQSAKDLIASRIYDTDINDLWEAVTSPERIRRWFSPVSGELKLGGRYAVEGNASGTITACEPKRHFAGTWEFMGHVSWIEVYLEPAGNGTRLEIHHIAPHPNPHWDTYGAGAAGVGWELGLLGLAEHIKRPADDVRAEGVNGWETSPEAKDLVRAASTDWGQASIAGGDDPDQAMRAAEATRRFYSGEPPLES
- a CDS encoding ArsR/SmtB family transcription factor; amino-acid sequence: MHAFDVLGDPVRRRILELLAEKEHASGEVVTVIVAEFGISQAGVSQHLKVLRDNGFASVRAEGTRRVYVLDTSPLRGIDDWMERFRVFWPVRMEALATEVARGKKARGEKP
- a CDS encoding LolA family protein; translated protein: MIRRTALMLGLAAALSPVLPALAQSRALTPEEQQLINEINAHNTAIRTMVGRFLQIDTNGGRQEGTFFLERPNKIAFRYAPPSREEIVSIGRGFYVIDRREETYYAYPQDSIPLRQFLGEQINLLNANVIDVTNTDGYLSITVVDQTVAGTVQVSLIFDTETKDLSQWTLVEPDGSELTFSLYDVQKGVEIPNHFFTFPSTYRGKDPAS
- a CDS encoding undecaprenyl-diphosphate phosphatase → MNADQGLFVPLILGILEGLTEFLPVSSTGHLLLADHFFGLSQPKTFIVLIQLGAILAVITVYFARLGLLIRDALTGKAYAWQFALSVVLACLPAVVAGVLLRDFIQGDLWESALLICITLLVGGIILLIVDRLKLEPKYDDIYRFPWHLALVIGLFQMLSLVPGVSRSGSTVVGGMLFGASKRAAAEFTFFIALPIMVGAFGYDLYKSRDLIDGSIAISVAIGFAAAFVVGALVVRYLLNFVSRYGFAPFAWWRIVVGGAGLVALLAFGH